The Gallus gallus isolate bGalGal1 chromosome 3, bGalGal1.mat.broiler.GRCg7b, whole genome shotgun sequence genome window below encodes:
- the FBXO5 gene encoding F-box only protein 5 isoform X1: MKSNLNHSFKMKCDFDRTALHGGFTPVKSAAEKTKLEEPCPLQSGEKLCSCAEEHPKILSELYNAVPRNLDPEDEGKPVHNKENKHVTQRFGEGVYEMEALENCKLNEDSGYSSMLSSQYSDATEQEDSLPLAGNLCSTPEHCLERNEIQVQLSKKTLLPVLYYEEMVCSTLKKSGKRNLKSWTALDKTVFEENFELHNLIGKKMGVDRIDILAELFRKNLKHILASILKHLGEMDLINFAKVSAKWKKILQEDKWGFQMYSKALENLSSGTKTSEHAATRDYVLYRAALASVQKAAPPNNLSKKGSRSKASKNHSRFTEFSEAAKTLKNTESFKVCSRCGSPAKYDSYLQRAMCNRESCGFDFCTKCMCSYHSSSDCVSGKPVKPSFKLGTLPGTKKSKQNLRRL; the protein is encoded by the exons ATGAAATCAAACCTTAATCactctttcaaaatgaaatgtgatttCGATCGAACGGCTCTTCATGGTGGGTTCACACCTGTAAAGtctgctgcagagaaaacaaaactagaagAACCCTGCCCTTTGCAATCTGGGGAAAAGctttgcagctgtgctgaagagcATCCAAAGATACTGAGTGAACTGTACAATGCAGTCCCCAGAAATCTAGATCCTGAAGATGAAGGAAAGCCTGTacataacaaagaaaacaagcatgTAACCCAAAGATTTGGTGAAGGCGTCTATGAAATGGAGGCGCTGGAAAATTGTAAACTTAATGAGGACAGTGGTTATTCTTCTATGTTAAGTAGCCAATACAGTGATGCAACAGAACAAGAGGACAGCCTGCCCTTGGCTGGAAATCTCTGTAGCACACCAGAACACTGCCTGGAGAGGAACGAGATCCAAGTACAGTTGTCCAAGAAGACTTTGTTACCTGTACTCTATTATGAAGAAATGGTTTGCTCAACTTTGAAAAAAAGTGGTAAAAGAAATCTCAAATCTTGGACTGCTTTAGACAAAACTGTTTTCGAGGAAAATTTCGAACTTCATAATttaattggaaagaaaatgggGGTAGATAGAATAGACATTCTTGCTGAGCTCTTCCGAAAGAACCTGAAGCATATATTAGCAAGCATCTTAAAGCATCTTGGTGAGATGGACTTAATAAA TTTCGCCAAAGTCAGCGCAAAGTGGAAGAAGATTTTGCAAGAAGATAAATGGGGTTTCCAAATGTATAGTAAAGCTTTGGAAAATCTTTCT aGTGGCACTAAGACATCAGAACATGCTGCAACAAGGGATTATGTTCTCTACCGAGCAGCTTTAGCTTCAGTTCAGAAAGCAGCCCCACCAAACAACCTGAGTAAAAAAGGCAGCAGATCCAAAGCATCTAAAAATCACAGCAGGTTCACGGAGTTCTCTGAG gcAGCCAAGACcttgaaaaacactgaaagcttCAAAGTCTGCAGTCGCTGTGGCTCACCTGCAAAGTACGACTCCTATCTGCAAAGAGCAATGTGCAATCGTGAAAGCTGTGGCTTTGACTTCTGCACAAAGTGCATGTGCAGCTACCACAGCTCCAGTGACTGTGTGAGTGGCAAACCAGTGAAACCAAGCTTTAAGCTGGGAACCCTCCCTGGGActaagaaaagcaagcagaatcTGCGTCGATTGTGA
- the MTRF1L gene encoding peptide chain release factor 1-like, mitochondrial isoform X2 yields MEVTAGVGGQEAMLFTSEIFDMYRRYAAYKKWKFEILEYFPSEIGGLRHAVASIAGLDAYKYMKFEGGVHRVQRVPKTEKQGRIHTSTMTVAILPQPTEMELKINPKDLRIETKRASGAGGQHVNTTDSAVRIVHIPTGVTSECQQERSQIRNKEKAMQMLCAKLYNIKLEEENKKRNSARKIQIGTKGRSEKIRTYNFPQDRITDHRISRSVHHTECFMLGEEMLDEMIKTLKEYADYESLMEIISEHEK; encoded by the exons ATGGAAGTAACTGCTGGAGTTGGAGGACAGGAAGCGATGCTGTTCACTTCAGAGATATTTGATATGTATCGACGATACGCTGCCTATAAGAAGTGGAAATTTGAAATATTAGAATATTTTCCCAGTGAAATAG gTGGCCTAAGACATGCGGTTGCCAGTATAGCCGGCCTTGATGCTTACAAGTACATGAAATTTGAAGGAGGCGTGCATCGTGTTCAGCGGGTgccaaagacagaaaaacaagggCGCATTCACACCAGCACAATGACTGTTGCAATATTACCCCAACCCACTGAG ATGGAGCTGAAAATTAATCCAAAAGATTTGCGAATAGAAACGAAGAGAGCTAGTGGAGCTGGAGGGCAGCATGTCAATACCACAGACAGTGCTGTACGGATAGTTCATATTCCAACAG GGGTCACATCTGAATGTCAGCAAGAAAGATCTCAAATTAGAAACAAAGAGAAGGCTATGCAAATGCTTTGTGCTAAACTGTACAACATCAAactagaagaagaaaacaaaaagagaaacagtgCTCGAAAGATTCAA ATTGGAACTAAAGGAAGATCGGAGAAGATCAGAACATACAACTTCCCCCAGGACCGGATTACTGATCACAGGATAAGCAGATCAGTGCATCATACTGAGTGCTTCATGTTAGGGGAAGAAATGCTAGATGAAATGATAAAAACTCTGAAGGAATACGCTGATTATGAATCTTTaatggaaattatttcagaacatgaaaaatga
- the MTRF1L gene encoding peptide chain release factor 1-like, mitochondrial isoform X1: MGLLLRALRAARSCRAIALPAFNYEEVSGRGGAAAVRPQQPRRGLSARPRLDELFAIPSLSRLLKARVQGEARPELAARIQRLRDKERELQDTRELALQDESEDLRKLAEREIVSCEEEIAELKHQIVLLLIPSEETDNSDLVMEVTAGVGGQEAMLFTSEIFDMYRRYAAYKKWKFEILEYFPSEIGGLRHAVASIAGLDAYKYMKFEGGVHRVQRVPKTEKQGRIHTSTMTVAILPQPTEMELKINPKDLRIETKRASGAGGQHVNTTDSAVRIVHIPTGVTSECQQERSQIRNKEKAMQMLCAKLYNIKLEEENKKRNSARKIQIGTKGRSEKIRTYNFPQDRITDHRISRSVHHTECFMLGEEMLDEMIKTLKEYADYESLMEIISEHEK, translated from the exons ATGGGGCTACTCTTGCGAGCTCTCCGCGCGGCCCGAAGTTGCCGGGCAATCGCATTGCCTGCCTTCAACTACGAAGAGGTGTCCGGcaggggcggcgcggcggcagTACGTCCGCAGCAGCCGCGGCGTGGGCTGAGCGCCCGGCCTCGCTTAGACGAACTGTTTGCTATCCCTTCCTTAAGCCGCCTCCTGAAGGCGCGGGTGCAGGGCGAGGCCAGGCCGGAGCTGGCGGCGCGGATCCAGCGGCTGCGTGACAAGGAACGGGAGCTGCAAGACACGCGGGAGCTGGCACTACAAG ATGAGAGTGAAGATCTGCGGAAGCTTGCAGAAAGGGAAATCGTTTCCTGTGAAGAAGAGATAGCTGAACTGAAACACCAG ATAGTATTGCTTTTGATTCCTTCAGAAGAAACAGACAACAGTGATCTTGTCATGGAAGTAACTGCTGGAGTTGGAGGACAGGAAGCGATGCTGTTCACTTCAGAGATATTTGATATGTATCGACGATACGCTGCCTATAAGAAGTGGAAATTTGAAATATTAGAATATTTTCCCAGTGAAATAG gTGGCCTAAGACATGCGGTTGCCAGTATAGCCGGCCTTGATGCTTACAAGTACATGAAATTTGAAGGAGGCGTGCATCGTGTTCAGCGGGTgccaaagacagaaaaacaagggCGCATTCACACCAGCACAATGACTGTTGCAATATTACCCCAACCCACTGAG ATGGAGCTGAAAATTAATCCAAAAGATTTGCGAATAGAAACGAAGAGAGCTAGTGGAGCTGGAGGGCAGCATGTCAATACCACAGACAGTGCTGTACGGATAGTTCATATTCCAACAG GGGTCACATCTGAATGTCAGCAAGAAAGATCTCAAATTAGAAACAAAGAGAAGGCTATGCAAATGCTTTGTGCTAAACTGTACAACATCAAactagaagaagaaaacaaaaagagaaacagtgCTCGAAAGATTCAA ATTGGAACTAAAGGAAGATCGGAGAAGATCAGAACATACAACTTCCCCCAGGACCGGATTACTGATCACAGGATAAGCAGATCAGTGCATCATACTGAGTGCTTCATGTTAGGGGAAGAAATGCTAGATGAAATGATAAAAACTCTGAAGGAATACGCTGATTATGAATCTTTaatggaaattatttcagaacatgaaaaatga